One stretch of Chloroflexia bacterium SDU3-3 DNA includes these proteins:
- a CDS encoding phytoene/squalene synthase family protein, producing the protein MGIVASLWKETRVSLSHPQHWVRPVHGLRQVPPGDALALLEGLRRHVPEHDAHAADHAHAPISLEAALRTCAEITRMHSRSFYLSTQLLPAEKRQGIRALYALCRTSDDLVDGASENPHRSLAHWVARVHAPVPPAHDPVLLAWSAIRQRYQVPQPLVDELLAGVAMDLSVSRYASFDDLWLYCYRVASVVGLLSMYIIGSREGARPYAVSLGIALQLTNILRDVGEDARRGRIYIPQEDLARFGLSDEDILAGRRDERFRALMRFEIERAHALYEEAWPGILLLSEDSQLAVGAAAQVYRGILEKIVANDYDVFTRRAHLSLGEKLMALPGVARRLRRGGHR; encoded by the coding sequence ATGGGTATCGTGGCAAGTTTGTGGAAGGAGACGCGCGTGTCACTCTCTCATCCTCAGCACTGGGTGCGGCCTGTCCATGGGCTGCGGCAGGTTCCCCCTGGTGATGCCCTAGCCCTGCTAGAGGGGCTACGTCGACATGTGCCCGAGCACGATGCGCACGCCGCCGATCATGCGCATGCCCCGATCTCGCTTGAGGCGGCGCTGCGGACATGCGCAGAGATCACCCGCATGCATTCGCGCAGCTTCTACCTGAGCACCCAGCTGCTGCCCGCCGAGAAGCGCCAGGGCATCCGCGCGCTCTATGCGCTGTGCCGCACCAGCGATGATCTGGTGGATGGGGCCAGCGAGAACCCGCACCGCTCGCTGGCCCACTGGGTGGCCCGCGTGCACGCGCCGGTGCCGCCCGCGCACGACCCCGTGCTGCTGGCATGGTCGGCCATCCGCCAGCGCTATCAGGTGCCCCAGCCGCTGGTGGATGAGCTGCTGGCTGGGGTGGCCATGGATCTGAGCGTCAGCCGCTACGCTAGCTTCGACGACCTGTGGCTCTACTGCTACCGCGTGGCCTCGGTGGTGGGCCTGCTCTCCATGTACATCATCGGCTCGCGCGAGGGGGCGCGGCCCTACGCGGTCAGCCTGGGCATCGCGCTGCAGCTCACCAACATCCTGCGGGATGTGGGCGAGGACGCGCGGCGCGGGCGGATCTACATCCCGCAGGAGGATCTGGCCCGCTTCGGCCTGAGCGACGAGGACATCCTGGCGGGGCGGCGCGACGAGCGATTCCGCGCCCTGATGCGCTTCGAGATCGAGCGCGCCCACGCGCTGTACGAGGAGGCCTGGCCGGGCATTCTGCTGCTGAGCGAGGATAGCCAGCTGGCCGTGGGCGCGGCGGCGCAGGTCTACCGAGGCATCCTGGAGAAGATCGTGGCGAATGACTACGACGTGTTCACGCGCCGCGCCCACCTTTCGCTGGGCGAGAAGCTGATGGCGCTGCCCGGCGTGGCGCGGCGGCTGCGCCGAGGGGGCCACCGATGA
- a CDS encoding PDZ domain-containing protein → MRRISLIALTFSLAACSLPDVRVQTPTISPMPTQARAEEDPAPTPLALGTVGPLTSASPAPTIDATLTNAIEQQQRLMVELYRRASPAVVRIEVLGTHPLVDDERAPSGDVMLGQGSGFLYDQLGHIVTNNHVVEDAHTLQVSFADGTTVPAELVGTDPGSDLAVVRVGSLPQGTAPLALGASGDVAVGQTAIAIGNPFGLQNTLTIGVISGLGRDLDGPAVQSGGRFSIPNIIQTDAAINPGNSGGPLLNIYGQVIGVNTAISSESGSFEGIGYAVPSDMVGRVVPQIIRTGTYSHPWLGVSMNDITPQLRRQFGIAPASGVMVVSVIAGGPAEKAGLRGDAKLSEGEQTSSFAGDIIVAVDDQKVARGADLRGYIEQAKAVGDSVTLTVLRDGAEQRLTVVLEARPK, encoded by the coding sequence CTGCGCCGCATCAGCCTGATAGCCCTGACCTTCTCGCTTGCCGCATGCTCGCTGCCAGATGTGCGCGTGCAGACCCCGACGATCAGCCCCATGCCCACCCAGGCCCGTGCCGAGGAAGACCCCGCGCCCACGCCGCTGGCGCTGGGCACGGTCGGCCCGCTGACCAGCGCCAGCCCCGCGCCCACCATCGATGCCACGCTCACCAACGCCATCGAGCAGCAGCAGCGGCTGATGGTGGAGCTGTATCGGCGGGCCAGCCCGGCGGTGGTGCGGATCGAGGTGCTGGGCACGCACCCGCTGGTGGATGACGAGCGCGCACCCAGCGGCGATGTGATGCTGGGCCAGGGGTCGGGCTTTCTGTACGACCAGCTGGGGCATATTGTCACCAACAACCACGTGGTAGAGGACGCGCACACGCTGCAGGTGAGCTTCGCCGACGGCACCACTGTGCCCGCCGAGCTGGTGGGCACCGACCCCGGCAGCGATCTGGCGGTGGTGCGGGTGGGCAGTCTGCCGCAGGGCACCGCGCCGCTGGCCCTGGGCGCATCCGGCGATGTGGCGGTGGGGCAGACGGCGATCGCGATCGGCAACCCCTTCGGGCTGCAGAACACCCTGACCATCGGCGTGATCAGCGGGCTGGGGCGCGACCTGGATGGCCCGGCGGTGCAGAGCGGCGGGCGCTTCAGCATCCCCAACATCATCCAGACCGACGCGGCGATCAACCCCGGCAACTCGGGCGGCCCGCTGCTGAACATCTACGGCCAGGTGATCGGCGTGAACACCGCGATCAGCTCGGAGAGCGGCAGCTTTGAGGGCATCGGCTACGCGGTGCCCTCGGACATGGTGGGCCGCGTGGTGCCCCAGATCATCCGCACGGGCACCTACAGCCACCCCTGGCTGGGCGTGAGCATGAACGACATCACCCCGCAGCTGCGCCGCCAGTTCGGCATCGCGCCCGCCAGCGGCGTGATGGTGGTGAGCGTGATCGCGGGCGGCCCCGCCGAGAAGGCGGGCCTGCGCGGCGACGCCAAGCTGAGCGAGGGCGAGCAGACCAGCAGCTTTGCGGGCGACATCATCGTGGCGGTGGATGATCAGAAGGTGGCGCGCGGGGCCGACCTGCGCGGCTACATCGAGCAGGCCAAGGCGGTGGGCGACAGCGTGACGCTGACGGTGCTGCGCGACGGTGCCGAGCAGCGCCTGACGGTAGTGCTGGAGGCGCGGCCCAAGTAG
- a CDS encoding NADH-quinone oxidoreductase subunit B, with product MGLEEKAGDLGVITTSLEYAVNWSRSNAMWPMLFGLACCAIEMMSSQGANYDTSRFGMEIMRASPRQSDLMIVAGRVSRKMAPVVRRLYDQMSEPKWVLAMGDCASCGGVFNNYAVVQGVDEIVPVDVYVAGCPPRPEALIHGILTLQDKVFRTKLDGTIREREPIHV from the coding sequence ATGGGACTAGAGGAGAAAGCTGGCGACCTTGGCGTCATCACCACGTCGCTTGAATATGCGGTGAACTGGTCGCGCAGCAACGCCATGTGGCCGATGCTGTTCGGCCTGGCGTGCTGCGCCATCGAGATGATGAGCTCGCAGGGCGCGAACTACGACACCTCGCGCTTCGGTATGGAGATCATGCGCGCCTCGCCCCGCCAGTCCGACCTGATGATCGTGGCGGGCCGCGTCTCGCGCAAGATGGCCCCGGTGGTGCGGCGGCTCTACGACCAGATGAGCGAGCCGAAGTGGGTGCTGGCCATGGGCGACTGCGCCTCGTGCGGCGGCGTGTTCAACAACTACGCGGTGGTGCAGGGCGTGGATGAGATCGTGCCCGTCGACGTGTATGTGGCCGGCTGCCCGCCCCGCCCCGAGGCGCTCATCCACGGCATCCTGACCCTGCAGGACAAGGTGTTCCGCACGAAGCTGGATGGCACCATTCGCGAGCGCGAGCCGATCCACGTGTAG
- a CDS encoding MerR family transcriptional regulator, producing the protein MEPTHPAGRDGDSALSSVPSFSHYAATPAFNTKAVVRETVVPADTFRAWERRYGIPCPQRTAGGHRLYSERDMAVIRWLRDRTAGGMNISQAIQQLAAALDCQCGASAPALVDAPQPMAHMATQLADLLTRFDSAGAERLLSEAFAMHPLEDVLVSLVQPALVDVGERWHRHEINVATEHFASQFIRRKLSGLLGLFDRQAGQSRAVVACAPSELHDLGALVVALFLARRGWSVIYLGAQVPMADLEATVATLRPTIVCLSASMPETAAQVADVASALRRSHPGVLIGFGGRVFNDAPALRDSIPGIFLGADARELVAILGQRLQATSTGGL; encoded by the coding sequence ATGGAGCCTACACACCCAGCGGGCCGCGACGGGGACAGCGCCCTGAGCAGCGTCCCCTCGTTTAGCCACTATGCCGCCACACCCGCCTTCAACACCAAGGCGGTGGTGCGCGAGACAGTGGTACCAGCCGACACCTTCCGCGCGTGGGAGCGGCGCTATGGCATCCCCTGCCCGCAGCGTACGGCAGGCGGTCACCGGCTGTACTCCGAGCGCGACATGGCGGTCATCCGCTGGCTGCGCGATCGCACGGCAGGCGGCATGAACATCAGCCAGGCCATCCAGCAGCTGGCCGCCGCCCTCGATTGCCAGTGCGGCGCGAGCGCCCCAGCCCTCGTCGATGCGCCGCAGCCCATGGCGCACATGGCCACCCAGCTGGCCGATCTGCTCACCCGATTCGACTCGGCGGGGGCCGAGCGCCTGCTGAGCGAGGCCTTCGCCATGCACCCGCTGGAGGATGTGCTGGTGTCGCTGGTGCAGCCCGCGCTGGTGGATGTGGGCGAGCGCTGGCACCGCCACGAGATCAACGTGGCCACCGAGCATTTCGCCAGCCAGTTCATCCGCCGCAAGCTCTCGGGGCTGCTCGGCCTGTTCGACCGGCAGGCGGGCCAGAGCCGCGCGGTGGTGGCCTGCGCCCCCAGCGAGCTGCACGACCTGGGCGCGCTAGTCGTGGCGCTGTTTCTGGCGCGCCGCGGCTGGAGCGTGATCTACCTGGGCGCGCAGGTGCCTATGGCCGATCTTGAGGCCACCGTGGCCACGCTACGCCCCACTATCGTCTGCCTCTCGGCCTCCATGCCCGAGACCGCCGCCCAGGTGGCCGATGTGGCTAGCGCGCTGCGCCGCAGCCACCCCGGCGTGCTGATCGGCTTTGGCGGGCGGGTGTTTAACGACGCCCCGGCGCTGCGCGACTCGATCCCCGGCATCTTCCTCGGGGCCGATGCCCGCGAGCTGGTCGCCATCCTGGGCCAGCGTTTGCAGGCTACATCCACTGGCGGCCTCTAG
- a CDS encoding leucyl/phenylalanyl-tRNA--protein transferase encodes MHTMEITPQLLISAYCQGVFPMAVGEGDIRWYDPDPRAIIPLDSAFHVPRRLARTIRNDGFEVRVDTCFRRVMELCAEPAADRDGTWISPELIDRYTELHQLGFAHSVETWRGGQLVGGLYGVAVRGLFAGESMFSREANASKVALVALIQRLRAGGFVLLDTQFITTHLAGFGATEIPRAEYHRRLHAAIQVEATF; translated from the coding sequence ATGCACACCATGGAGATAACCCCACAGCTGCTGATCTCGGCCTACTGCCAGGGCGTGTTCCCCATGGCCGTGGGCGAGGGCGACATCCGCTGGTACGACCCCGACCCCCGCGCGATCATCCCGCTCGACAGCGCCTTCCACGTGCCGCGCCGCCTGGCCCGCACTATCCGCAACGACGGCTTCGAGGTGCGCGTCGACACCTGCTTCCGCCGCGTGATGGAGCTGTGCGCCGAGCCAGCCGCCGACCGCGACGGCACCTGGATCTCGCCCGAGCTGATCGACCGCTACACCGAGCTGCACCAGCTGGGCTTCGCCCACAGCGTGGAGACCTGGCGCGGCGGGCAGCTGGTGGGCGGGCTGTACGGCGTGGCGGTGCGCGGCCTGTTCGCGGGCGAGAGCATGTTCAGCCGCGAGGCCAACGCCAGCAAGGTGGCCCTGGTGGCGCTCATCCAGCGCCTGCGCGCGGGCGGCTTCGTGCTGCTCGACACCCAGTTCATCACCACCCACCTGGCGGGCTTCGGCGCCACCGAGATCCCCCGCGCCGAGTACCACCGCCGCCTGCACGCCGCCATCCAGGTCGAGGCCACGTTCTAG
- a CDS encoding response regulator, protein MPARILVVDDEPAIIDVLSRLLTRDGYNVITARNGAEALDIVDRQKPDLILLDVMMPLIDGFTVCQKLKNDEHTALIPITMLTGQDDFEHRKRGMEVGADDFLSKPFEQSMLRARIKSQLRIKRLTDQLEHTESVIFMLAMAIEEKDAYTEGHLQRLKHYSEQLAMALDLDDDTVRAVRYGGILHDIGKIGVSEAILTKPDVLTADEREQMEKHPAIGARIVSQMRFAQEVAPIVRHHHERWDGGGYPDGLAGDDIPIGARIVAIADSYDAMTTDRPYRAALPQEEAIRRLRSGAGTQWEPGMIERFVQLIQTGQLHLPDIESDGTIAASVGGPSH, encoded by the coding sequence ATGCCTGCGCGCATTCTCGTTGTCGATGACGAGCCAGCAATTATCGATGTCCTCTCCCGCCTGCTGACGCGGGATGGCTACAACGTCATAACGGCCCGGAACGGTGCCGAGGCGCTCGATATTGTGGATCGCCAGAAGCCGGATTTGATTCTGCTTGATGTGATGATGCCGCTGATCGATGGCTTCACGGTATGCCAGAAGCTCAAGAACGATGAGCATACCGCGCTCATCCCCATCACCATGCTGACCGGCCAGGATGACTTCGAGCACCGCAAGCGCGGGATGGAGGTCGGGGCCGACGACTTCCTCTCCAAGCCCTTCGAGCAGAGCATGCTGCGCGCCAGGATCAAGTCGCAGCTGCGCATCAAGCGGCTGACCGACCAGCTTGAGCACACCGAGAGCGTGATCTTCATGTTGGCCATGGCGATCGAGGAAAAAGATGCCTACACCGAGGGCCACCTGCAGCGCCTGAAGCACTACAGCGAGCAGCTGGCCATGGCGCTCGATCTGGATGACGACACCGTGCGCGCCGTGCGCTACGGCGGCATCCTGCACGACATCGGCAAGATCGGCGTGAGCGAGGCCATCCTCACCAAGCCGGATGTGCTGACCGCCGACGAGCGCGAGCAGATGGAGAAGCACCCCGCGATCGGCGCGCGGATCGTCTCGCAGATGCGCTTCGCCCAGGAGGTCGCGCCGATCGTGCGCCACCACCACGAGCGCTGGGACGGCGGCGGCTACCCCGACGGACTGGCGGGCGATGACATCCCGATCGGCGCGCGGATCGTGGCGATCGCCGACTCGTACGATGCCATGACCACCGATCGCCCCTACCGCGCCGCGCTGCCCCAGGAGGAGGCCATCCGCAGGCTGCGCAGCGGCGCTGGCACTCAGTGGGAGCCGGGGATGATCGAGCGCTTTGTGCAGCTCATCCAGACTGGCCAGCTGCACCTACCCGATATCGAGAGCGATGGCACGATCGCCGCATCGGTCGGCGGCCCCTCACACTAG
- a CDS encoding sulfurtransferase, with protein sequence MPYRNYTVQEIKSKLDAGESFRLIDVREPREHEIVHIEGAELLPLSRNPEWIESIPHDTEVVFFCHHGGRSAQVASYLANKGHTNVANMLGGIDTWAEQIAPDLPRYD encoded by the coding sequence ATGCCCTACCGCAACTACACCGTCCAGGAGATCAAGTCCAAGCTGGATGCGGGCGAGTCGTTCCGCCTGATCGACGTGCGCGAGCCGCGCGAGCACGAGATCGTGCATATCGAGGGTGCCGAGCTGCTGCCGCTGAGCCGCAACCCCGAGTGGATCGAGAGCATCCCGCACGACACCGAGGTGGTGTTCTTCTGCCACCACGGCGGGCGCAGCGCCCAGGTGGCCAGCTACCTGGCCAACAAGGGCCACACCAATGTGGCCAACATGCTGGGCGGCATCGACACCTGGGCCGAGCAGATCGCCCCCGACCTGCCGCGCTATGACTAG
- a CDS encoding DUF2085 domain-containing protein, with protein sequence MTARALRAEWPLLLAMSVLFLGPLIAPLFQATGVWGLADSGALARDLLSRYVCPTPAKSYVLLGYPMAVCARCWGATVGLWAAWLLLRFAPGLRPYLGLPVPLRVLLGVLAFLLWPAEIVGWPAAPLWALLANGALAGLLGGLALLSVWGGQRRLTPA encoded by the coding sequence ATGACGGCCCGTGCCCTGCGGGCCGAGTGGCCGCTGCTGCTGGCCATGAGCGTGCTGTTTTTGGGGCCGCTGATCGCGCCGCTGTTCCAGGCCACGGGCGTGTGGGGCCTGGCCGACTCGGGCGCGCTGGCCCGCGACCTGCTCTCGCGCTATGTCTGCCCGACCCCGGCCAAGTCGTATGTGCTGCTGGGCTACCCCATGGCGGTGTGCGCGCGCTGCTGGGGTGCGACGGTGGGGCTGTGGGCGGCCTGGCTGCTGCTGCGCTTCGCGCCTGGCCTGCGCCCCTACCTCGGGCTGCCCGTGCCGCTGCGCGTGCTGCTGGGCGTGCTGGCATTCCTGCTCTGGCCCGCCGAGATCGTGGGCTGGCCAGCGGCCCCGCTGTGGGCGCTGCTGGCCAACGGCGCGCTGGCCGGGCTGCTGGGCGGGCTGGCCCTGCTCTCGGTGTGGGGCGGCCAGCGTCGTTTAACCCCAGCCTAG
- a CDS encoding NADH-quinone oxidoreductase subunit C: MDNTTVITRLQQAPEGSVLETREFRGELQVRIRPESLIPLVQFLRGDAELSYNFLENVNGVDYLGREPRFEVVYHLLSHTNRHRICLKAGLPESNPHIATITSEWATATYMEREVYDMFGVVFDGHPSLDRILMPEDWNGHPQRKDVPLGYEEVAFTINEQQIYERKPFAKE, translated from the coding sequence ATGGACAATACCACCGTCATCACTCGGCTCCAGCAGGCCCCCGAGGGCAGCGTGCTGGAGACGCGCGAGTTCCGCGGCGAGCTTCAGGTGCGCATCCGCCCCGAGTCGCTGATCCCGCTCGTGCAGTTCCTGCGCGGCGACGCCGAGCTGAGCTACAACTTCCTAGAGAACGTCAACGGCGTGGACTACCTGGGGCGCGAGCCGCGCTTCGAGGTGGTCTACCACCTGCTCTCGCATACAAACCGCCACCGCATCTGCCTGAAGGCGGGCCTCCCCGAGTCGAACCCGCATATCGCCACGATCACCAGCGAGTGGGCCACCGCCACCTACATGGAGCGCGAGGTCTACGACATGTTCGGCGTGGTCTTCGATGGCCACCCCAGCCTGGATCGCATCCTGATGCCCGAGGACTGGAACGGCCACCCCCAGCGCAAGGATGTGCCCCTGGGGTACGAGGAGGTCGCGTTCACGATTAACGAGCAGCAGATCTACGAGCGGAAGCCGTTCGCGAAAGAGTAG
- a CDS encoding cob(I)yrinic acid a,c-diamide adenosyltransferase: MFYTRRGDDGYTDLLGGPRIPKYDLRPEALGTLDEASAALGLARAHAQREETRHAVIHAQRDLYLLMADIATIAGRSAGVPRLTDEHVAALEQIIADLDPKVSIPKEFVASGDSVAGAALDVARTVVRRAERVLARLLHEAELPSTSGLVYVNRLSSMLFGLARFEDAAAGARSTIAKDIAE; this comes from the coding sequence ATGTTCTACACCCGACGCGGCGACGACGGCTACACCGATCTGCTGGGTGGGCCGCGCATCCCCAAGTACGACCTGCGCCCCGAGGCGCTGGGCACGCTGGATGAGGCCAGCGCCGCCCTGGGTCTGGCCCGCGCCCACGCCCAGCGCGAGGAGACCCGCCACGCGGTGATCCACGCCCAGCGCGACCTCTACCTGCTGATGGCCGATATCGCCACCATCGCCGGGCGCAGCGCCGGGGTGCCCCGCCTGACCGACGAGCACGTGGCCGCGCTGGAGCAGATTATCGCCGACCTTGACCCCAAGGTGAGCATCCCCAAGGAGTTTGTGGCCTCGGGCGATAGCGTGGCGGGGGCGGCGCTGGATGTGGCCCGTACGGTGGTGCGGCGGGCCGAGCGCGTGCTGGCCCGGCTGCTGCACGAGGCCGAGCTGCCCAGCACCAGCGGCCTGGTCTACGTCAACCGACTCTCATCGATGCTGTTTGGGCTGGCCCGCTTCGAGGATGCCGCCGCCGGGGCGCGCTCGACCATTGCGAAAGATATTGCCGAGTAG
- a CDS encoding NADH-quinone oxidoreductase subunit A, whose protein sequence is MSPLNEYIPILVLFLVAVFVAAFVLTVNNLLGPKKLTRRKLMPYESGMEPIGSAQRRFPVKFYVAAMLFILFDIEVIFFFPFALIYKQLGWFGLAEMGLFMLILLVGLVYIFKREALRWD, encoded by the coding sequence ATGTCACCGCTCAATGAGTACATCCCCATTCTGGTTCTCTTTCTCGTTGCTGTCTTTGTGGCCGCCTTTGTGCTCACGGTCAACAACCTGCTCGGCCCCAAGAAGCTGACGCGCCGCAAGCTGATGCCCTACGAGTCGGGCATGGAGCCGATCGGCAGCGCCCAGCGCCGCTTCCCGGTCAAATTCTACGTCGCTGCGATGCTTTTCATCCTGTTCGACATCGAAGTGATCTTCTTCTTCCCCTTTGCCCTGATCTACAAACAGCTCGGTTGGTTTGGCCTGGCCGAGATGGGCCTGTTCATGCTCATCCTGCTGGTGGGCCTGGTGTATATCTTTAAACGAGAGGCGCTGCGATGGGACTAG
- a CDS encoding NADH-quinone oxidoreductase subunit D translates to MTTLTVPSPRSITQPALEGKTDTMVLNMGPHHPSTHGVLRLVVELDGETVVNVAPDIGYLHTGIEKTMESKTYQKAVVLTDRMDYLAPLSNNLGYVMAVEKLLQCEVPERAQVARVLLAELTRIGSHLIWLGTHVLDLGATSMYMYGFREREQILDIFELVSGARMMTSYFRVGGLAYDLPREFAATVQAFLDVMPSRLEEYDGLLTNNPIFLERMVGVGKLSQQDAIDLGVTGPILRATGVAWDLRKDMPYSGYETYDFAVPIAQNGDNFDRYIVRMAEMQQSLSIIKQALDRLQALGPGPYITTDRKIAPPPKAEITQSMESLIHHFKLWTEGFKPPVGDVYAAVESPRGEFGCYLVSDGSPKPYRCHFRTPSFVNLQSLPVMSRGSLVADLVTLIATIDPILGDVDR, encoded by the coding sequence ATGACGACACTTACGGTCCCCTCGCCGCGCTCGATCACCCAGCCGGCACTTGAGGGCAAGACAGATACGATGGTGCTGAACATGGGGCCGCACCATCCCAGCACCCACGGCGTGCTGCGGCTGGTGGTCGAGCTGGATGGCGAGACCGTTGTGAACGTCGCCCCCGACATCGGCTACCTGCACACCGGCATCGAGAAGACGATGGAGAGCAAGACCTACCAGAAGGCGGTAGTGCTGACCGACCGTATGGACTACCTCGCGCCGCTCTCGAACAACCTGGGCTATGTGATGGCGGTCGAGAAGCTGCTGCAGTGCGAGGTGCCCGAACGGGCGCAGGTGGCGCGCGTGCTGCTGGCCGAGCTGACCCGCATCGGCAGCCACCTGATCTGGCTGGGCACCCACGTGCTCGATCTGGGCGCGACCAGCATGTACATGTACGGCTTCCGTGAGCGCGAGCAGATCCTCGACATCTTCGAGCTGGTCTCGGGCGCTCGTATGATGACCAGCTACTTCCGCGTGGGCGGGCTGGCCTACGACCTGCCCCGCGAGTTCGCCGCCACCGTCCAGGCCTTCCTGGATGTGATGCCCTCGCGCCTGGAGGAGTACGACGGCCTGCTCACCAACAACCCGATCTTCCTGGAGCGCATGGTGGGCGTGGGCAAGCTCAGCCAGCAGGACGCGATCGACCTGGGCGTGACCGGCCCCATCCTGCGCGCCACCGGCGTGGCCTGGGATCTGCGCAAGGATATGCCCTACAGCGGGTATGAGACCTACGACTTCGCCGTGCCGATCGCCCAGAACGGCGACAACTTCGACCGCTACATCGTGCGCATGGCCGAGATGCAGCAGAGCCTGAGCATCATCAAGCAGGCGCTCGACCGCCTGCAGGCGCTTGGCCCCGGCCCCTACATCACCACCGACCGCAAGATCGCGCCGCCGCCCAAGGCCGAGATCACGCAGAGCATGGAGTCGCTCATCCACCACTTCAAGCTGTGGACCGAGGGCTTCAAGCCGCCGGTGGGCGATGTGTACGCGGCGGTCGAGTCGCCCCGTGGCGAGTTCGGCTGCTACCTGGTGAGCGACGGCAGCCCCAAGCCCTACCGCTGCCACTTCCGCACGCCGTCGTTTGTGAACCTCCAGTCGCTGCCGGTGATGTCGCGCGGCAGCCTGGTGGCCGACCTGGTCACGCTGATCGCGACCATCGACCCCATCCTTGGCGATGTGGATCGGTAG
- a CDS encoding globin encodes MEEHTIYTYVGGDAPFRRLVEAFYVGIESEPLLRPMYPEDLEASKEHMFLFLTQYFGAPPRYNALRGHPRLRMRHVPFAIGQPERDAWVRHMLAALDAAGFPDEAKEPMRGYFERAATFLINRPSDPNSLELLGG; translated from the coding sequence ATGGAAGAACACACTATCTACACATACGTCGGCGGCGACGCGCCCTTCCGCCGACTGGTCGAGGCCTTCTACGTCGGCATCGAGAGCGAGCCGCTGCTCCGCCCCATGTACCCCGAGGACCTGGAGGCGTCGAAGGAGCACATGTTCCTGTTCCTGACCCAGTACTTCGGCGCGCCGCCGCGCTACAACGCGCTGCGCGGCCACCCGCGCCTGCGCATGCGCCACGTGCCCTTCGCCATCGGCCAGCCCGAGCGCGACGCGTGGGTGCGCCACATGCTCGCGGCGCTCGACGCGGCGGGCTTCCCCGACGAGGCGAAGGAGCCGATGCGCGGCTACTTCGAGCGCGCCGCCACCTTCCTGATCAACCGGCCATCCGACCCCAACTCGCTGGAGCTACTCGGGGGGTAG
- a CDS encoding NAD(P)H-dependent oxidoreductase subunit E encodes MPLRETHGAEIDSLLSRYAQRRSAVLPMLYIAQDAYGHLSDEAIREVADVLGLPPTDVFEVVGFYTLFYNKPVGKWVLQVCDDVPCAFCGAEELITALEDSLGIKAAGKTTPDGMFTLERVKCVAACDKAPVLQANLDFMYNVSAEKVDEVLTELRRRAESGEQLSVSGRLATI; translated from the coding sequence ATGCCACTACGAGAGACCCACGGGGCCGAGATCGATTCTCTGCTTTCCCGCTACGCCCAGCGCCGCAGCGCCGTGCTGCCCATGCTGTATATCGCCCAGGATGCCTACGGCCACCTGTCCGACGAGGCCATCCGCGAGGTGGCCGATGTGCTGGGGCTGCCGCCCACCGATGTGTTCGAGGTGGTCGGCTTCTACACGCTGTTCTACAACAAGCCGGTGGGCAAGTGGGTGCTGCAGGTCTGCGATGATGTGCCCTGCGCCTTCTGCGGCGCCGAGGAGCTGATCACCGCGCTGGAGGATTCGCTGGGTATCAAGGCCGCCGGTAAGACCACGCCGGATGGCATGTTCACTCTGGAGCGCGTGAAGTGCGTGGCGGCCTGCGACAAGGCCCCCGTGCTGCAGGCCAACCTCGACTTCATGTACAACGTGAGCGCCGAGAAGGTGGACGAGGTGCTGACCGAGCTGCGCCGCCGCGCCGAGTCGGGCGAGCAGCTGAGCGTCTCGGGGCGGCTCGCCACAATCTAA
- a CDS encoding DUF309 domain-containing protein has translation MTSGQPAPIGDAHHQGIALFNQQRYWHAHEAWEQCWLGAPEPQATFYQGLIQAAAALVHWQRGNGRGLKRNWYKARPKLVALSPSYAMLDLARLVHDMDRFVLGTCSSPPLLQIDASSGSAENLAA, from the coding sequence ATGACTAGCGGCCAGCCCGCGCCTATCGGCGATGCCCACCACCAGGGTATCGCCCTCTTCAACCAGCAGCGCTACTGGCATGCCCACGAGGCATGGGAGCAGTGCTGGCTCGGCGCGCCCGAGCCGCAGGCCACCTTCTACCAGGGCCTGATCCAGGCCGCCGCCGCCCTGGTGCACTGGCAGCGCGGCAACGGGCGCGGGCTGAAGCGCAACTGGTACAAGGCCCGACCCAAGCTGGTGGCGCTCTCCCCCTCCTACGCCATGCTCGATCTTGCCCGCCTGGTGCACGACATGGATCGCTTTGTGCTCGGCACGTGTTCCTCCCCCCCACTATTACAGATAGATGCATCCAGCGGCAGCGCCGAAAACCTAGCGGCATAG